AATCTTTGGTTCCCTAAATTCCCCAGAGCCAACATATTTTAAGCATTGTTTTCACACaccttttttattcctttccacCCTTTCGCCTGTCTCTTCTCAAGTGTCATCCCAGGAATACTGGCACATCCAGCTCTCCCAGTACATTGTCTAAATGAACTGCTGCCACAGTCAAAAGCTAAAGTCAACTGTAAGTCAATTAATATGTATAGAAGCATAAAGTTTATATTGGTCTTTACTATCTGCAAAGATAAGCACCTGGCGATAATTTTCAGCAACTGACTACCCTCAAAGCTGTTCAAATATCCTTgacaaataaaaggaattgGAGGTCACAGTGAAAGCATAATGTGTAACCCTCCGTGTTCGTGGTTTTCTATTTAAGGTTTTCTGTGTGGGTACAGATGGCTGCATGCTTTGGACAAACCAGCACTAGGTGTGCACCTCATCAGCCTTGCACGGAGAGCTGCATTCCCCTGGACATTTGACCATGCCATACAGCCAGGATCTGTCGCGAATAAAGCAGTTACCGTGCGTAACACACCGGACGAAATACCTGTACAGAGCGCCAGCCCTCATGGTACGTACAGCCCTATCAAGCCACTCTGCGGCCCCACGTCCAGCCCTTGCACCGGGCCCCCGGGGCCGGGTCCCGGGcctcccccggccgcccccgaCGCCCGTCTCTCCGCCCGTTCCGGCCCCGTCATCTCCTCCCGCGGCGGGGCAGGAGCTTCGCACCCATGGGGCGTCCCAGGGCTGGCGGCTCCCCGGAGCGGAGGACGGTGCCCCGCAAGGCTGGAGGTGCAGGGGGCGAGGGAGCTCGGCGGCGGCTGCTGCCATGGCTGCGGCTgcgcggggagcggggagccgCGGTGTCCCGGGGCAGTGCCGGTGTCCCGGGAGCCGCCGGGCTGCTGGAAACCCCCGCGGCCGGGGCACGGCGGCGGCCCGCGGCGAGATGGCGCCCGCCCGgctcccgggggctgcgggggcctGGGGCCGGCCTGGGCGCGGGCAGGCGGGGATCGGGCCGCAGTGCCCACCCGGGCCGCTGTCCTCGCCTCCTTTCCTCAGAGTGGCTTCTGGAACGGCTCCGTGGatcctgtgctctgctcctcttTCAACTGcgtatatttttttaaattcctcgtatttcttttcctttttttcctttttttttttttttttttttttttcaggtctgtTCTCAAATATCTGGTTCTGGCGAGGTGTTGCTGGAATCCTCATTGCTGCtgtcattttgattttgtgtatTCACTTTGGTAAGCCTATACACTTTGTGTAAGTTACTGACAAAGAACATATAACTAGCCTTAGAAATTACCAGAGTTTTGTGTGGTCAGAAGTCCCCAGGACCTCACAAGAGGGTTGTTCAGACCTTACCTTGTTTCAAAGTTAAATAGATGTCTCATGCCTTGCCGTTTAAAACTGTGGTCAGATACTGGGGAAATAACTCCAGTAGTTAGTGCGCAGATTAGTCTGAATGTGCTTCTGACATTCAATTGTATAACCTTGCTGTTGATCATAATCCAAGCTCgggaaaacaaatggaaggTTGTCTTTTGCAAGCACTCTGTAATCCTTAACACTATAATAAAGTTATTGATTCAGTACAAGAAAGCAACACTCGCAAAAGCCTTAATTGTCAGAAACATTTAAGTTGTAGATGAGTGTCTAAAGCATACATAGCTATTACCTTCCCAGTTAATTCAACCGACTTGCCCTGATGGtcactttaaatatttgttagcTGGAGCTAGAGTACATAATTAGtttgcaataaatatttctgctgggCAGAGATAATGATATTGTGGTTAGACTGAGATGAATTAGATGGTGCAGCCACAGAGCAAGCTAAAAAGATCTAGAAACCTTTTCCATTTGGAAGAAATAGGTTTCTGTCTTTTTGCAGTAAACCGTTCTTCGGACAAAGATATTCCTGCCTGTCTGTCCCTGGAACTCTGTCCATCAGATTGGCtgtatttccagaagaaatgcTACTACCTCTCAGAGAATGAAGCCAACTGGAACTCTAGTCAGAACTTCTGCTTATTGCACAATGCTTCCCTCCTTGTGATCGAAAATCTTCAGGAGCTGGTAAGAGAACAAAGCAGGGATCCTGGTTTAACTCCATCTCACTTCTAGGATACTGCACAATATACC
The nucleotide sequence above comes from Oxyura jamaicensis isolate SHBP4307 breed ruddy duck chromosome 1, BPBGC_Ojam_1.0, whole genome shotgun sequence. Encoded proteins:
- the LOC118158019 gene encoding C-type lectin domain family 2 member L-like yields the protein MGRPRAGGSPERRTVPRKAGGLFSNIWFWRGVAGILIAAVILILCIHFVNRSSDKDIPACLSLELCPSDWLYFQKKCYYLSENEANWNSSQNFCLLHNASLLVIENLQELSFMVKITKQDPWIGLYKINEEFFWVNGSTLDNKLIEVKGSGNCAYLETKGVSASGCYLTRKWVCSLSTSLA